A region of Mycolicibacterium brumae DNA encodes the following proteins:
- a CDS encoding UPF0182 family protein produces MAMRPTAKMPTLNRRSRILIALGAAVLVALLVGPRFIDTYVDWLWFGELGYRSVFTTVIATRVVVFLVAFVVVALIVFGGLFLAYKTRPVFVPVSGPEDPVARYRTAALMRLKTFGIGIPVLIGGLAGMVTQSYWARVQLYLHGGDFGVTDPQFGKDLGFYAFDLPFYRMLLTLVMVALFLALLANLVGHYIFGGIRLSGRDGALTRPARLQLILLLGTLVLLKAVAYWLDRYELLSHTRSGKPFTGAGYTDINAVLPAKMIMLAIAVICALAVFSAVVLKDLRIPAIGLALLLLSSVVIGAGWPLVIEQFSVKPNAAQKESEYISRSIAATRQAYGLTDEHVTVRNYEGNTPTSAGQIAADRATVSNIRLLDPGIVSPAFTQFQQGKNFYSFPEQLAIDRYTDNNGNLRDFVVAVRELNPSRLIDNQRDWINRHSVYTHGNGFIASPANTVRGTANDPNQNGGYPEFLASVVGQAGKVISPGPAPLDQPRVYFGPVIASSPADYAIVGVNGDDREFDNDDQNYTYTGTGGVEIGNYMSRLVFAAKYAERNFLFSNVIGPDSKLLFNRDPAKRVEAVAPWLTTDSSPYPAIVNKRIVWIIDGYTTLDNYPYSELTSLSSTTVDSTEVAMNRLIPDKQVSYIRNSVKATVDAYDGTVTLYQQDEDDPVLKAWMSVFPDTVKPKSEISKELSEHIRYPEDLFKVQRALLAKYHVDNPVEFFAAQDFWDVPLDPNPQASSFQPPYYIVAQNLAAENKTASFQLTSAMNRIRRDFLAAYMSASSDPETYGKITVLQIPGQVNGPKLAYNRMSTDTAISQDLGMIGRDGQNRIRWGNLLTLPVGESGLLYVAPIFASPGTSDAASSYPRMIRVAMSYNDEVGYGPTVRAALDQIFGRGAGATATGPAPAGPVPSNGEAPTEALPPATEPTEGQANTPAPVAVPGSPVTLSPQKAAALDEIGKAMDAARQAQQSGNFAEYGEALQKLNEAMDSYDNTN; encoded by the coding sequence GTGGCGATGCGGCCGACGGCGAAGATGCCGACGCTGAACCGACGAAGCCGGATTCTGATCGCTTTGGGAGCCGCGGTGCTGGTCGCGCTGCTGGTGGGCCCGCGGTTCATCGACACCTACGTCGACTGGCTGTGGTTCGGCGAACTGGGCTACCGCTCGGTGTTCACCACCGTCATCGCCACCCGGGTGGTGGTGTTCCTGGTGGCGTTCGTCGTCGTCGCGCTGATCGTCTTCGGTGGGTTGTTCCTGGCCTACAAGACCCGCCCGGTGTTCGTGCCGGTCTCCGGGCCCGAGGATCCGGTGGCGCGGTACCGCACCGCCGCGCTGATGCGCCTGAAGACCTTCGGCATCGGCATCCCGGTGTTGATCGGCGGCCTGGCCGGCATGGTCACCCAGTCCTACTGGGCGCGGGTCCAGCTGTATCTGCACGGCGGCGACTTCGGCGTCACCGACCCGCAATTCGGCAAGGACCTCGGCTTCTACGCGTTCGACCTGCCGTTCTACCGGATGCTGCTGACCCTGGTGATGGTCGCGCTGTTCCTGGCGCTGCTGGCGAACCTGGTGGGGCACTACATCTTCGGCGGCATCCGGCTGTCCGGCCGCGACGGCGCGCTGACCCGTCCGGCGCGGCTGCAGCTGATCCTGCTGCTGGGCACCCTGGTGCTGCTCAAGGCCGTCGCCTACTGGCTGGACCGCTACGAACTGCTCAGCCACACCCGATCCGGCAAGCCGTTCACCGGCGCCGGTTACACCGACATCAACGCGGTGCTGCCGGCCAAGATGATCATGCTGGCCATCGCGGTCATCTGCGCGCTGGCGGTGTTCTCCGCGGTGGTGCTCAAGGACCTGCGGATCCCGGCGATCGGCCTGGCGCTGCTGCTGCTGTCCTCGGTGGTCATCGGCGCCGGCTGGCCGCTGGTCATCGAGCAGTTCTCCGTCAAACCCAATGCCGCGCAGAAGGAATCGGAGTACATCTCCCGATCCATCGCCGCGACCCGGCAGGCCTACGGTCTGACCGACGAGCACGTCACGGTGCGCAACTACGAGGGCAACACCCCGACCTCGGCGGGCCAGATAGCCGCCGACCGGGCCACCGTGAGCAATATCCGCTTGCTGGACCCCGGCATCGTCAGCCCGGCGTTCACCCAGTTCCAGCAGGGCAAGAACTTCTACAGCTTCCCCGAGCAGCTGGCCATCGACCGCTACACCGACAACAACGGCAACCTGCGTGACTTCGTCGTCGCGGTCCGCGAGCTCAACCCGTCCCGGCTGATCGACAACCAGCGGGACTGGATCAACCGGCACTCGGTGTACACCCACGGCAACGGCTTCATCGCCAGCCCGGCGAACACCGTGCGTGGCACCGCCAATGACCCGAACCAGAACGGCGGCTACCCGGAGTTCCTGGCCTCGGTGGTCGGACAGGCCGGCAAGGTGATCTCGCCTGGACCGGCGCCGCTGGACCAGCCGCGGGTGTACTTCGGCCCGGTGATCGCCAGCAGCCCCGCCGATTACGCCATCGTCGGCGTCAACGGCGATGACCGCGAGTTCGACAACGACGACCAGAACTACACCTACACCGGCACCGGTGGTGTGGAGATCGGCAACTACATGTCCCGGCTGGTGTTCGCCGCCAAGTACGCCGAGCGGAACTTCCTGTTCTCCAACGTGATCGGGCCGGACTCCAAGCTGCTGTTCAACCGCGATCCGGCCAAGCGGGTCGAGGCGGTCGCGCCGTGGCTGACCACCGACTCCAGCCCGTACCCGGCGATCGTGAACAAGCGGATCGTCTGGATCATCGACGGCTACACCACGCTGGACAACTACCCGTACTCGGAGCTGACGTCGCTGTCGTCGACCACGGTGGACTCCACCGAGGTGGCGATGAACCGGCTGATCCCGGACAAGCAGGTGTCCTACATCCGCAACTCGGTGAAGGCCACCGTCGACGCCTACGACGGCACCGTCACGCTGTACCAGCAGGACGAGGACGATCCGGTGCTCAAGGCGTGGATGAGCGTGTTCCCCGACACCGTCAAGCCCAAGAGCGAGATCAGCAAGGAACTCTCCGAGCACATCCGCTACCCGGAGGACCTGTTCAAGGTCCAGCGGGCGCTGCTGGCCAAGTACCACGTCGACAACCCGGTGGAGTTTTTTGCCGCGCAGGACTTCTGGGACGTTCCGCTGGACCCGAACCCGCAGGCCTCCAGCTTCCAGCCGCCGTACTACATCGTGGCGCAGAACCTCGCCGCGGAGAACAAGACCGCGTCGTTCCAGCTGACCAGCGCGATGAACCGGATCCGGCGTGACTTCCTGGCGGCCTACATGAGCGCCAGCAGCGACCCGGAGACCTACGGCAAGATCACCGTGCTGCAGATACCCGGTCAGGTCAACGGCCCCAAGCTCGCCTACAACCGGATGAGCACCGACACCGCGATCAGCCAGGACCTCGGCATGATCGGCCGCGACGGCCAGAACCGGATCCGCTGGGGCAACCTGCTGACCCTGCCGGTGGGGGAGAGCGGCCTGCTGTACGTGGCGCCGATCTTCGCCTCCCCGGGCACCAGTGACGCCGCGTCGAGCTACCCCCGCATGATCCGGGTGGCGATGTCCTACAACGACGAGGTCGGGTACGGCCCGACGGTCCGCGCGGCCCTGGACCAGATCTTCGGCCGTGGGGCCGGAGCGACGGCCACCGGCCCCGCGCCGGCCGGGCCGGTCCCGAGCAACGGCGAGGCTCCGACCGAGGCGCTGCCGCCGGCCACCGAGCCGACCGAAGGCCAGGCGAACACCCCGGCCCCGGTCGCGGTGCCCGGCTCGCCGGTCACGCTGTCGCCGCAGAAGGCCGCCGCGCTGGACGAGATCGGCAAGGCGATGGACGCCGCCCGCCAGGCGCAGCAGTCCGGCAACTTCGCCGAATACGGTGAGGCGCTGCAGAAGCTCAACGAGGCGATGGACAGCTACGACAACACCAACTAG
- a CDS encoding PDZ domain-containing protein, protein MNRRIMTLLVALAPILVFGLFLSSVKVPFVSLGPGPTFDTLGEYDGKKVVDIEGVATKQYAGHLNMTTVAQRDGLTLAQALVMWASGRDQIVPRALVYPPDKSKDEIDAGNASDFKNSEDNAEYAALDYLKYPKLAVVRNVADDGAAKGKLQAGDALIGVDGHPVATVEEFTDRLKGAKPGQDVVIDYQRKNTAEPGSTTITLGDGPEAGRGYVGVGVLDAPWVPFVITFNLANIGGPSAGLMFSLAVVDKLTDGDLNGGRFVAGSGTITPGGEVGPIGGISHKIEAAAEAGATVFMVPADNCTDARQGAPDGIELVKVDTLTTAVDALKAITDGGEPPRC, encoded by the coding sequence GTGAACAGGCGGATCATGACGCTGCTGGTGGCGCTGGCGCCGATTCTGGTGTTCGGGTTGTTCCTGTCCAGCGTGAAGGTGCCGTTCGTGTCGCTGGGCCCGGGCCCGACCTTCGACACCCTCGGGGAGTACGACGGCAAGAAGGTCGTCGACATCGAAGGCGTGGCGACCAAGCAGTACGCCGGGCACCTGAACATGACCACCGTCGCCCAGCGCGACGGCCTGACCCTGGCCCAGGCGCTGGTGATGTGGGCCTCGGGCCGCGACCAGATCGTCCCGCGCGCGCTGGTGTACCCGCCTGACAAGAGCAAAGACGAGATCGACGCCGGCAACGCCAGCGACTTCAAGAACTCCGAGGACAACGCCGAGTACGCGGCGCTGGACTACCTCAAGTACCCGAAGCTGGCGGTGGTCCGCAACGTCGCCGACGACGGCGCGGCCAAGGGCAAGCTGCAGGCCGGTGACGCCCTCATCGGTGTCGACGGCCACCCGGTCGCCACCGTCGAGGAGTTCACCGACCGCCTCAAGGGCGCCAAGCCCGGCCAGGACGTCGTCATCGACTACCAGCGCAAGAACACCGCCGAGCCCGGTTCGACGACCATCACCCTGGGTGACGGGCCCGAGGCCGGCCGCGGCTACGTCGGCGTCGGGGTGCTCGACGCGCCGTGGGTGCCGTTCGTCATCACCTTCAACCTGGCCAATATCGGCGGCCCGTCGGCCGGGCTGATGTTCTCCCTGGCGGTGGTCGACAAGCTGACCGACGGCGACCTCAACGGCGGCCGGTTCGTCGCCGGCTCGGGCACCATCACCCCGGGCGGGGAGGTCGGTCCGATCGGCGGCATCAGCCACAAGATCGAGGCCGCCGCCGAAGCCGGCGCGACGGTGTTCATGGTGCCCGCCGACAACTGCACCGACGCCCGCCAGGGCGCGCCCGACGGCATCGAGTTGGTGAAGGTCGACACCCTCACCACCGCGGTCGACGCGCTGAAGGCCATCACCGACGGCGGGGAACCGCCACGCTGCTGA
- a CDS encoding zinc-dependent metalloprotease — translation MADLPFGFSASGDGDDPDKKRGEDPFGLGSGGFNPGDLGQIFSRLGQMFSGTASAMASGGGGAVNYDLARQLASNSLGFTAPVSASTTTAVADAVRLADMWLDQVTPFPAGTSSAAAWTPADWVDHTMGTWKRLCDPVAEQISSVWTSVLPEEAKAMAGPLMAMMSQMGGMAFGSQLGQALGTLSKEVLTSTDIGLPLGPVGVSALMPAAIDEFSDGLEQSKSEIMTFLAAREAAHQRLFAHVPWLAPQLLGAVESYARGINIDISGIEELAQGINPMALTDPSQMEQILSQGLFEPKVSPGQTAALERLETLLALIEGWVQTVVSDALGDRLPGASALAETLRRRRASGGPAEQTFGTLVGLELRPRKMREAATLWSRLTDAVGADARDGVWGHPDLLPTSEDLDEPAAFIDRMVGGDTSGIDDAIAQLEKEFAGEAESSEESGGDGGSGGDEPPAPPSSSEK, via the coding sequence ATGGCTGATCTTCCCTTCGGATTCTCCGCGAGCGGAGACGGCGACGACCCCGACAAGAAGCGTGGCGAGGACCCATTCGGGCTCGGCAGCGGCGGGTTCAACCCCGGCGACCTGGGCCAGATCTTCTCCCGCCTGGGGCAGATGTTCTCCGGAACCGCGTCGGCGATGGCCTCCGGCGGCGGCGGCGCGGTGAACTACGACCTGGCCCGCCAACTGGCGTCGAACTCGCTGGGGTTCACCGCCCCGGTGTCCGCGTCGACGACGACAGCGGTGGCCGACGCGGTGCGGCTGGCCGACATGTGGCTGGACCAGGTGACCCCGTTCCCCGCGGGCACCAGCAGCGCCGCGGCCTGGACCCCGGCCGACTGGGTGGACCACACGATGGGCACCTGGAAGCGGCTGTGCGATCCGGTGGCCGAGCAGATCTCGTCGGTGTGGACGTCGGTGCTGCCCGAGGAGGCCAAGGCGATGGCCGGCCCGCTGATGGCGATGATGTCGCAGATGGGCGGGATGGCGTTCGGCTCGCAGCTCGGGCAGGCGCTGGGCACGCTGAGCAAGGAGGTGCTGACCTCCACCGACATCGGCCTTCCACTGGGACCGGTGGGCGTGTCCGCGCTGATGCCCGCGGCGATCGACGAGTTCTCCGACGGCCTGGAGCAGTCCAAGAGCGAGATCATGACCTTCCTGGCCGCGCGCGAGGCGGCGCACCAGCGCCTGTTCGCCCATGTGCCGTGGCTCGCGCCGCAGCTGCTGGGCGCGGTGGAGTCCTACGCCCGCGGCATCAACATCGACATCTCCGGGATCGAGGAGTTGGCGCAGGGCATCAACCCGATGGCGCTGACCGACCCGTCGCAGATGGAGCAGATCCTCAGCCAGGGCCTGTTCGAGCCGAAGGTCTCCCCCGGGCAGACCGCCGCGCTGGAGCGGCTGGAGACGCTGCTCGCGCTGATCGAGGGCTGGGTGCAGACCGTGGTCTCCGACGCGTTGGGCGACCGGCTGCCGGGCGCGTCGGCGCTGGCCGAAACGCTGCGGCGCCGACGGGCCTCCGGCGGGCCGGCCGAGCAGACGTTCGGCACCCTGGTCGGGCTGGAGCTGCGGCCGCGCAAGATGCGCGAGGCGGCGACGCTGTGGTCGCGGTTGACCGACGCGGTGGGCGCCGACGCCCGCGACGGCGTGTGGGGCCACCCGGACCTGCTGCCGACGTCGGAGGATCTCGACGAGCCGGCGGCGTTCATCGACCGGATGGTCGGCGGGGACACCAGCGGGATCGACGACGCGATCGCTCAGTTGGAGAAGGAGTTCGCCGGGGAAGCCGAGAGCTCTGAAGAGTCCGGCGGGGACGGTGGGTCCGGTGGGGACGAGCCGCCGGCGCCCCCGTCGTCGTCGGAGAAGTAG
- a CDS encoding ABC1 kinase family protein yields MAEIKRNSFSRNAKLIGLAGGVAGRTALGLGKRLTGASKDEVTLEIMEKAAEQLFQVLGELKGGAMKVGQALSVMEAAVPEQFGEPYREALTKLQKDAPPLPADKVHRQLNAQLGTKWRERFLSFDDKPKASASIGQVHKAVWHDGREVAVKIQYPGADEALRADLKTMRRLVSVFKQLTPGADVQGVIDELIERTEMELDYRMEADFQRAFAKAYDGDEHFQVPHVVASAPKVVISEWIDGIPLSEIIKNGTQAERDLMAYRLFQLTDDAPRRLEMMHGDPHPGNFMLLPGDKMGIIDFGAVAPMKGGMPRDMGRMLRYAVDKNYPKLLETMERAGFLTSVDKVDIRDIDDMLQQYVQPLEVEQFHYTRKWLQRMAAVDFERAPGQIRTARQLAVPPKMAIPMRVIGSCVAIACQLDAYVPLRSIADELVPGFADPEAEE; encoded by the coding sequence GTGGCAGAGATCAAGCGCAACAGCTTTTCCCGCAACGCCAAGCTGATCGGCCTGGCCGGCGGGGTCGCCGGGCGCACCGCCCTGGGCCTGGGCAAGCGGCTCACCGGCGCGTCGAAGGACGAGGTCACCCTCGAAATCATGGAGAAGGCCGCCGAACAGCTGTTCCAGGTGCTCGGCGAGCTCAAGGGCGGCGCGATGAAGGTCGGCCAGGCGCTGTCGGTGATGGAGGCCGCCGTCCCCGAGCAGTTCGGCGAGCCCTACCGCGAGGCGCTGACCAAGCTGCAGAAGGACGCCCCGCCGCTGCCCGCGGACAAGGTGCACCGCCAGCTCAACGCCCAGCTCGGCACCAAGTGGCGCGAGCGCTTCCTGTCCTTCGACGACAAGCCCAAGGCCTCCGCCAGCATCGGGCAGGTGCACAAGGCCGTCTGGCACGACGGGCGCGAGGTCGCCGTCAAGATCCAGTACCCCGGCGCCGACGAGGCCCTGCGCGCCGACCTCAAGACCATGCGCCGGCTGGTCAGCGTGTTCAAACAGCTCACCCCCGGCGCGGACGTGCAGGGCGTCATCGACGAGCTGATCGAGCGCACCGAGATGGAACTCGACTACCGGATGGAGGCCGACTTCCAGCGCGCCTTCGCCAAGGCCTACGACGGCGACGAGCACTTCCAGGTGCCGCACGTGGTCGCCAGCGCGCCGAAGGTCGTGATCAGCGAATGGATCGACGGCATCCCGCTGTCGGAGATCATCAAGAACGGCACCCAGGCCGAGCGCGACCTGATGGCCTACCGGCTGTTCCAGCTGACCGACGACGCCCCCCGCCGCCTGGAGATGATGCACGGCGACCCGCACCCGGGGAACTTCATGCTGCTGCCCGGCGACAAGATGGGCATCATCGACTTCGGCGCGGTCGCCCCGATGAAGGGCGGCATGCCGCGCGACATGGGCCGGATGCTGCGCTACGCGGTCGACAAGAACTACCCGAAGCTGCTGGAGACCATGGAGCGGGCCGGTTTCCTCACCTCCGTCGACAAGGTCGACATCCGCGACATCGACGACATGCTGCAGCAGTACGTGCAGCCGCTGGAGGTCGAGCAATTCCACTACACCCGCAAGTGGCTGCAGCGGATGGCCGCGGTCGACTTCGAGCGGGCCCCGGGCCAGATCCGCACCGCGCGTCAGCTGGCGGTGCCGCCCAAGATGGCGATCCCGATGCGAGTGATCGGCTCGTGTGTGGCCATCGCGTGCCAGCTGGACGCCTACGTGCCGCTGCGCAGCATCGCCGACGAACTGGTGCCGGGCTTCGCCGACCCCGAGGCCGAGGAGTAG
- a CDS encoding DinB family protein: MSDVFTREYLRIASEVLDDVESAIRDCDDTTINAVPARGGVPASGVNSVFALVTHIDGMVGFWLGSVVSGLDIPRDRAAEFVATGTVAEALALLDQTRGRVLAWMPRALEDGIANPGATGSTRADIASATPQFVVLHVLRELAQHAGHLQICRDLVVPD, encoded by the coding sequence GTGAGCGACGTGTTCACAAGGGAGTACCTGCGCATCGCATCCGAAGTGCTCGACGACGTCGAATCCGCCATCCGGGATTGTGACGACACGACGATCAACGCCGTCCCCGCGCGTGGTGGCGTCCCTGCCTCGGGCGTCAACTCCGTGTTCGCACTGGTCACCCACATCGACGGGATGGTCGGATTTTGGCTGGGTTCGGTCGTTTCCGGGTTGGATATCCCTCGGGATCGCGCGGCTGAGTTCGTCGCGACCGGAACCGTCGCCGAGGCGCTGGCGCTGCTGGATCAGACGCGCGGCCGTGTGCTGGCCTGGATGCCGCGGGCACTGGAGGACGGGATCGCGAATCCGGGGGCAACCGGGTCGACCCGTGCCGACATCGCCTCGGCCACTCCGCAGTTCGTCGTCCTGCATGTGCTGCGCGAGCTCGCCCAGCACGCGGGGCACCTACAGATCTGCCGGGACCTCGTCGTCCCGGACTGA
- a CDS encoding DUF2199 domain-containing protein, translated as MSALTCDCCGAPIENTDRIDIGSYLPDDLASLDERRIIRDDGGLVRHKGVGHFVRCILEVRLTGGVLLALGIWILVDKSTYERCRTNWNDPSYLDLVIDGTLASELAGLPAQYGAPVTARPVAQDQLPYVTASSDPRVNRIRSDTWDRDEVLSSYDCPLPIAVRTRLSNGWTVERSAALERRFGEDGLVEFYDDIRSVGIETFQDTIARTPEETLREFLHGDSPTPEDQHRTWREGPELRNTFWAESMPRPDGGTEAVFFGQVIRNGDIIYFTCAPGFGGNRAWAEHVFRSLTAPGAPGQG; from the coding sequence GTGTCAGCACTGACCTGCGATTGCTGCGGCGCGCCGATCGAGAACACCGATCGCATCGACATCGGTAGTTACCTGCCCGACGACCTGGCATCGCTGGACGAACGACGGATCATCAGGGATGACGGTGGGCTCGTCCGGCACAAGGGCGTCGGGCACTTTGTGCGCTGCATCCTGGAGGTGCGCCTCACCGGTGGGGTTCTGCTCGCGCTGGGAATCTGGATTCTCGTCGACAAATCCACCTATGAGCGCTGCCGCACAAACTGGAACGACCCGTCGTACCTCGATCTCGTCATCGATGGCACGCTGGCCAGCGAACTGGCCGGCCTGCCCGCTCAGTATGGCGCGCCGGTGACCGCGCGGCCCGTCGCGCAGGATCAGTTGCCGTACGTCACGGCGTCGTCGGACCCGCGGGTCAACCGCATTCGGTCCGACACGTGGGACCGCGACGAAGTGCTCTCGTCCTATGACTGCCCGTTGCCCATCGCTGTGCGGACCCGGCTGAGCAATGGCTGGACTGTCGAACGCAGCGCCGCGCTGGAACGGCGATTCGGCGAGGACGGCCTGGTGGAGTTCTACGACGACATCCGCTCCGTGGGGATCGAGACCTTCCAGGACACCATCGCGCGGACACCCGAGGAGACGCTGCGGGAGTTCCTGCACGGCGACTCACCGACACCCGAGGATCAACACCGCACCTGGCGAGAGGGCCCGGAGTTGCGGAACACCTTCTGGGCGGAGTCCATGCCACGGCCCGACGGGGGCACGGAGGCGGTGTTCTTCGGGCAGGTCATCCGCAATGGCGACATCATCTACTTCACCTGCGCGCCCGGCTTCGGCGGCAACCGAGCATGGGCCGAGCACGTGTTCAGATCCCTTACCGCTCCGGGCGCCCCCGGCCAGGGATGA
- a CDS encoding WhiB family transcriptional regulator, translating into MTTTVLSRQRPVLPCHVEEADLWFADNPADLEKAKDLCGACPLRAQCLSAAIERAEPWGVWGGEIFEGGTIIARKRPRGRPRKDAAAA; encoded by the coding sequence ATGACGACGACAGTCCTGTCCCGCCAGCGCCCGGTCCTGCCGTGTCATGTCGAGGAGGCGGATCTGTGGTTCGCCGACAACCCGGCCGACCTGGAGAAGGCCAAGGACCTCTGCGGCGCGTGCCCGCTGCGCGCCCAGTGCCTGTCCGCCGCCATCGAACGCGCCGAGCCGTGGGGCGTGTGGGGTGGCGAGATCTTCGAAGGCGGAACGATCATTGCCCGCAAGCGCCCACGCGGCCGTCCCCGCAAGGACGCCGCCGCGGCCTAG
- a CDS encoding ATP-dependent DNA helicase UvrD2 has translation MTVTSSAIVAALDDEQRAAVLAGRGPVCVLAGAGTGKTRTITHRIAHLVATGHVSAGQVLAVTFTARAAGEMRGRLRALEAGLSDGSAGVARLGSVQALTFHAAARRQLKYFWPRVVGASDWQLLDSKFAIVAQAANRARAGTGTDTVRDLAGEIEWAKASLVTPEGYAAAAAKSGRDIPMDAAQIAAVYANYEQLKARGEVTLLDFDDLLLHTAAAIENDAGIAAEFRDRYRCFVVDEFQDVTPLQHRVLSAWLGDRDDLTVVGDANQTIYSFTGATPNYLLDFSRTFPEATVVRLERDYRSTPQVVSLANRVIGAARGRVAGSRLQLIGQRPAGPAPRFSEHTDEVAEAAAVAKSIAALIESGTEPAEIAVLYRINAQSEVYEEALTTAGVPYQVRGGEGFFSRQEVRQSLVAMARAAERGTDPDADLAELVRELLEPLGLTASPPPGAKARERWDALDALAELAAEEAALRPELDLAGLVAELRVRADSRHPPTVQGVTLASLHAAKGLEWDAVFLVGLADGTLPISHALSHGPDSEAVEEERRLLYVGVTRAREHLALSWALARTPGGRQSRKPSRFLNGIAPQSAVSAARPARSSSRKGGRTRCRVCNAVLSDRDAIIIGRCADCPSNLDEQLLADLKDWRSRMREELKVPAYVVFTDNTLIAIAEALPTDDAALTAIPGIGARKLEQFGADVLALVKARVK, from the coding sequence ATGACTGTGACTTCCTCGGCCATCGTGGCCGCCCTGGACGACGAGCAGCGCGCGGCCGTGCTGGCCGGGCGCGGGCCGGTCTGCGTGCTGGCCGGCGCGGGCACCGGCAAGACCCGCACCATCACCCACCGCATCGCGCACCTGGTGGCCACCGGGCACGTGTCGGCCGGTCAGGTGCTGGCCGTGACCTTCACCGCCCGCGCGGCGGGGGAGATGCGCGGCCGGCTGCGCGCCCTGGAGGCCGGGCTGTCCGACGGCTCGGCCGGGGTGGCCCGGCTGGGGTCGGTGCAGGCGCTGACCTTCCACGCCGCCGCCCGACGGCAACTCAAGTACTTCTGGCCGCGGGTGGTCGGCGCCTCGGACTGGCAGCTGCTCGACAGCAAGTTCGCCATCGTCGCCCAGGCCGCCAACCGGGCCCGGGCCGGCACCGGCACCGACACCGTCCGCGACCTTGCCGGCGAGATCGAGTGGGCCAAGGCGTCGCTGGTGACGCCCGAGGGGTACGCCGCCGCGGCGGCCAAATCCGGCCGCGATATCCCGATGGACGCCGCCCAGATCGCCGCCGTCTACGCCAACTACGAGCAGCTCAAGGCCCGCGGCGAGGTCACCCTGCTGGACTTCGACGACCTGCTGCTGCACACCGCCGCCGCCATCGAGAACGACGCCGGGATCGCCGCGGAGTTCCGCGACCGGTACCGCTGCTTCGTGGTCGACGAGTTCCAGGACGTCACCCCGCTGCAGCACCGGGTGCTCTCGGCGTGGCTCGGCGACCGCGACGACCTGACCGTCGTCGGCGACGCCAACCAGACCATCTACTCGTTCACCGGCGCCACTCCGAACTACCTGCTGGACTTCTCCCGGACCTTCCCGGAGGCCACCGTGGTGCGGCTGGAGCGCGACTACCGGTCCACCCCGCAGGTGGTGTCGCTGGCCAACCGGGTGATCGGGGCCGCCCGCGGCCGGGTGGCCGGTAGCCGGCTGCAGTTGATCGGCCAGCGCCCGGCTGGCCCGGCGCCGCGGTTCTCCGAGCACACCGACGAGGTGGCCGAGGCCGCCGCCGTCGCGAAATCCATTGCGGCGCTGATTGAATCGGGCACCGAGCCCGCCGAGATCGCGGTGCTGTACCGGATCAACGCGCAGTCGGAGGTGTACGAGGAGGCGCTGACCACCGCCGGCGTCCCGTATCAGGTCCGCGGCGGCGAGGGCTTCTTCAGCCGCCAGGAGGTCCGGCAGTCGCTGGTCGCGATGGCGCGGGCCGCCGAACGCGGAACCGATCCCGACGCGGATCTGGCCGAGTTGGTCCGGGAGTTGCTGGAGCCGCTCGGGCTGACCGCCAGCCCGCCGCCGGGCGCCAAGGCGCGGGAGCGCTGGGACGCCCTGGACGCGTTGGCCGAACTGGCCGCCGAGGAAGCAGCGCTGCGCCCCGAGCTCGATCTGGCCGGGCTGGTCGCCGAACTGCGGGTGCGCGCCGACTCCCGGCACCCACCCACCGTTCAGGGCGTCACGCTGGCGTCGCTGCACGCCGCGAAGGGTCTGGAATGGGACGCGGTGTTCCTGGTCGGGCTGGCCGACGGGACCCTGCCGATCAGCCACGCCCTGAGCCACGGTCCGGACAGCGAAGCGGTCGAGGAGGAGCGTCGGTTGCTCTACGTCGGGGTGACCCGCGCGCGTGAGCATCTGGCGCTGAGCTGGGCGCTGGCCCGCACGCCGGGCGGTCGGCAGTCCCGCAAACCGTCGCGGTTCCTCAATGGCATCGCCCCGCAGTCGGCGGTTTCGGCGGCGCGCCCGGCCCGGTCGTCGTCGCGCAAGGGTGGCCGGACGCGGTGCCGGGTGTGCAACGCGGTGCTCAGCGACCGGGACGCCATCATCATCGGCCGCTGCGCGGACTGCCCGTCGAACCTCGACGAGCAGCTGCTGGCCGATCTCAAGGACTGGCGCTCGCGGATGCGCGAGGAGTTGAAGGTGCCTGCCTACGTGGTGTTCACCGACAACACGCTGATCGCGATCGCTGAGGCGTTGCCCACCGACGACGCCGCGCTCACCGCGATACCGGGGATCGGCGCGCGCAAATTGGAGCAGTTCGGCGCCGACGTGTTGGCGCTGGTCAAGGCCCGCGTTAAGTAG
- a CDS encoding mycoredoxin — translation MSDSLIMYSTQWCGYCKRLETQLKASGIEYSKVDIEQDPEAAAFVAGANGGNQTVPTLKFADGSTLTNPNLREVKAKLGL, via the coding sequence ATGAGCGACTCTCTGATCATGTACTCGACCCAGTGGTGCGGCTATTGCAAGCGGCTGGAGACCCAGCTGAAGGCCTCCGGCATCGAGTACAGCAAGGTCGACATCGAGCAGGACCCCGAAGCCGCGGCGTTCGTCGCCGGCGCCAACGGCGGCAACCAGACGGTTCCGACGCTGAAGTTCGCTGACGGCTCGACGCTGACCAACCCGAACCTGCGCGAGGTCAAGGCCAAACTGGGCCTCTGA